TCTATATGATCTGgtatatcaaatattataatataaataattaaatatttaaaaaaaattataactatttgtattataatatttaattataactCACTTAATTCAGTGAGCCGCGATAGGCTTTGACCCTTTTCGCCATGATGTGATGTTTCTTCCAATATAATATACTTTCTAGTCTGAGTACGAAAATTTTTCACATTCAAATTTTTGGATTGTTTCCATCTTCCCATAATGGTTTTATCTTTACTCTTCAGATTGATGGGACAATTATCAACAAATATTAATAACTTCTTATAAAAGAATTTTCACCCACAATATAATAATGAAACATAATGAATTACAAGTGTTTATAAACCAAAGGTAAATAAgagaatgaaagaaagaaaacgcTAACAAAATTAGTGATTGAAGCTTGCAAGATTTATTTAGGTTATCAGGTTAGCTTGTGAATCAATGCAAACATTTTAACCTAGTTTTCATTCGAACACTAAAATTATAtgataatattaaattttcgaACCCAACTTGCCAATTAACATCGGTTATGCATTTAAGATTACGAGTTCGATTTCtcatattaatataaaattttcaaacgcaAACTTTATCTGTGTATTCAATGTGATACATCATCAATAATAAGTTACCAACTTCATTTGCTTAGGTCATGTCCGTACGCATGTATAAAACATTTAAAACCGAAATGAAGTTGGAAGCTTATCACCGATCATGTATCACATCTACTACCGTAGGTAAAGAAACAATTAGGTCAAGTGAAAACAATTTGATATTCTACGTAATGtcccaagaaaaaaaggaagaagcaaagaaaaaaaaaggaattttaaGAAGATTTTCTTAAGTAGAACTGGACTCTCTACCACTTAAGTAAGATTGTTTATAAACTTCCTGTTATATTATAATTTAACGtcaattgaaaaagaagaataaagaaGTGTCTGGTACCATTCTTTGCAAATTATTAGAGACCAGTAAAGAAAAGCAATTATTGCGAATCATGTCAAACGTAGCATGAAATGAGTCAGGCACTTTCAAGCACAGGCTTTTTTTCTATTACATTAAATATCTTTACAGAAATGTTAACAATACCGTTTTAAAAGTGGAACTATTCATAACTATTTATCATCTTGTGTTTCTTGCACAATTTTTATAATgttaatatgaaaattaacgttaaactgtaaAATGACAGAATCTATAAAAGGTCATACTTTGAAAAAttcccttagcatttctctatcTTTATCGGCCAACTTAGAGAGACCAAGGAGGTTTTGAGAGCTCCATTTTTGTTGGGTATATATATGATATAGTAATATTGGACGAGAAGCTTTGATCAAGACCCCATGTGATGATTGCTTGTCGACCTACTCAATTTACCCGACCACAAAAAGGGCACTCAGCACACCCCAATAATTTATCGAAAGTTTAAATCTTTTGCACTTATTTTGTGTGTAACTCTTGATTAACACGTGTTAATAAACTTAactctttttaattttgtgaTCATAAACTAACATGTGTTAATTAATGATAGAGATCACAGAAATATCATATACACAAAATAGATACAGAAGATTTGATCTCCTAGCCTCTATCGGATACTCAAATTGTTAGGTCACAGATTCAGACTATATAACACCTGTTAAACCTGATGAAAGTTCTATTAAAGAGTAGTGAAAGGACCAATGGCTGCAAAGTTTGAATTATATTACATAATTTGATGGTTGTAAGTTCTTACTGCGGCATTAATTACTCATTTGAGTTTTCCTCTCAACGTTATTTTATGATATGAATCAGACAATTtttaagaaattatttaaaaatcacGGTTGCAAAAAATCAAATCGAAAATCGTTTCATTTTCGTAAAAAGTTTTCATTGTTTGGAGGAAGTATTGTGTTTAGATGACTAGCCTTGGAAGTATTATACAAACTCAATGAAAAATCTCCGAAAGAGTTGGTAGTAAATAAATAACACATGGTCCCACATCTTTTGAGCCTCCCTTATGGACCCTAATGTACAAGGCTACAAAATAGATacagagagaagagagggagCTTCTGCTTGCTTGGTGTTttgaatatatacatacatattttCTTATAACCTGGGTTCTGGTAATTGATAGATCAATGTTGTCAACTGAACTGTCTTCTGTTTATCAAAGTTTCTGCGATGGAGCCGGCGTTCTCGGTAACCTTCTTCATTTCTGCACCATATAATCTCTTTCTTTATGCTTCTTCCATTATATGCTTTGGTTAGATGCAGATTTCTGCTTGTCATGAAGCGCAGCTATGAATTCTTTTGAATGACATTATAATATATTGTAACGGATCGATAAGTTTACCTTGATTGAATTCTTAGTTTAAGGTGAAGAATTCATATGCCGTATGGTTTTGCTTAGTAATTTTGGAATCTGAATAGAAAATTCATATACCTTGCAGAACAGAAATGTCTGAGGTTGCAGGATATATTTATATGTTGTTTCAGATGCCTTATGTGTAGACGTGTCAATGGATCGGATTTTGATCTGAATCCTATACAGTTAAGAGAGTCTCAACTTTTTATCTCAATTTCATGATCCGAATCAGATAACAAGTTGGCTTAACAAATCAATATGGATTACTGCAACCTGAAAAATTCTGCCAATTCACAAACAAGACGGTAGTTGTGCAAGAAACATTCTAACACCCATCTCTGTCAACTGCAGGGAATATCTTTGCCTTTGGGTTGTATCTGTCACCACTGTAAGTTGCTCAACAAAATTTTGCCAAAAATGAagatttatgaaatttttttgctTCCCACACAGATTGTTAATCTCTGTCATACTTTCCCACTGATTGTTAATCTTTGATGTTCTGATTCCAGGTCAACATTTAACAGAATTATTAGAAACAGGTCAACAGAACAATTTTCTGGAATGCCTTACATATATGGACTTTTGAATTGCTTGATATGTTGCTGGTATGGAATGCCTATAGTGAAGAGTGGTATTATACTGGTGGCTACAGTCAATTCAGTTGGGACTGTTTTCCAGTTAGTCTACTTGagcattttcatttcttacGCCGAAAGAGCGGTTAAGGTAACCGTACCTTCATCTTTTCTTATTAAAACACCTTTTACCTTTGCATTACTGACTATGTGTTGTTCTTTAAAATGTTTATTGCAGATGAGGATGTTGGGATTGTTAATTGCAGTTTTCGTTCTATTTGTGTCCATTGTCGTTGTCAGCTTAAGTCTTTTCGACTACAATGGGAGGCAATTATTTGTTGGATACTTGAGTATTGCttcacttattttcatgtaTGGTTCGCCATTGATTGTCATAGTAAGTTTGTGCCGGATGATCCTCAATCAGATTGCTATTAGACGGTTGAATTTGTCCTCACTCATGTGGTTTCACACATACCCTTTTTTCAGAatttggtgatcaaaacaaAAAGCGTTGAGTTCATGCCATTTAATCTTTCTTTTGCAACTTTCTTAGTGAGTTTCTCCTTCACTACATATGGAGTGTTCAAGATGGACCCTTTTCTCTATGTAAGTACTGTGTTTCCTTCAATCCAAAATTTCAGTAGCTATATAATCTCAACCATCGTAGCACCTATTCGTCAGTCTCATTTCTTGGTCTAAATTGCATCCTAAAACGTAGTTGAATCTCATTCATATCAAGCACCAATCAACCACATCACACTTGCATTACATAACCATTACGTTTATTTCTTGAATATTTTGGATGCAGATGCCAAATGGTATTGGAACAATGTTAGCCCTTGTACAGTTGGTTCTGTACTGCCGCTACAAAAATCCATCTGAAGAAgatgcggaagaagaagaagaaccattGCTAGCTACACATCCGTGACCGAATTTCCTTTGGAGAAATGCGTGGCCTTCAGTACAAAATTTACTTTGGAGAAATTCGTCAATTTCTTCAAACTATACGCTGTTTGATATAAATTGTTACATTGAGAGAAGAGTTTCAGATTTTGAAGGAATGTTTCTCATAAGGATGCAAATCCTTTTAATTCTTAGTGTGTAATatgttatttaaatatttaccaAAGTTACTGCCTTCTTTTTTCTTGTCAAAGTGACATTTCCTTAGAGCTTAACTGGAAAATGAGGTTTCTCCTTCTGCTTAATAGACAATAGCAAGAATAGGCATCATGtacagagatatatatatatatatatatatatatatttttttttttttcaaatggagAAACATTAGGTGAGATTAGCTTAGCTTTTCAGCAATGGTCCTATGCGAGACACCTATCCTCCTATGAAGGGGTGAAGACCATTACACCTAGGAAGCCCCTACCACGCCCCTCGTACACCAAATTTATTGATAAAAATGAAAGTAAATGAAAAACATGCAGGCGGGGGACCATGCCAAGATCTGCAAGTACAAAAATCGCTAACGAAATGTCACGAGCATGAGCAGAGgctatgaaatatgaaattatagaCCGCCAGTAATAAGCATAATTATTTGCCTCAAATGAAGCTAAAGCATCTGCAACCTGGTTTCCTTCTCTATAAAAGTGTGTACACATATATCGCATTCGACAAAGTCGCCAGAGATATACTAGGAAAGTAAATCTTATGTAACACTGGTACGTTAGGTAAGAGAATCTCCAATCGGCTCCGTAAATGAGCTCCCAAATATAATTTAAGAATTTATTTCgaaagaaaatcaaatactTAAATGAATGCATAACGACTATATTGAAGTTTTTTTCGATGAAACATGCGCCAGTATGAATTTAGAATGGCCATGTGAACTCATCACTGATCATGGCGGATGGCTCGTAACGTTTTGTGGTTTGGCATATATTCGTTTGCATCTGCAACTGGCAAATGTTTTGACCGTCTTGTTTCAATGAATATATACATTTCCACGTGCTTATTCCATGCCATTCTTAATTCGGTTGATTCCAATTCCTAATCACTCAATGGTTGATGCACACAATAACCTGAAAAGTAGATGAATATATAAATACgcattataatattttaagtaatcatgttttaaattataagtaAGGCAACCCGATTCTTCACgagaaagggaagaaaaaaaaagcacataaataaacaaatcgAAGACAAGACatcaaatacaaaatatatatttttcaatcattttcttttgttacaTATTTAAAAAGCACGTAATGTGAGAAGCGAAAAAATATGCGGAAGAAAAGCAAAAAGAGTTTATAGAAAAATCTGAACGGCTTAGAATCCAAGACAAGTTTACAAATAATATTCACTCTTAAAGTGTACTTAAGATACATTTAAAGCATCTCCAATAATGTATATTTCTTGTACTTATAAAATGAAGAAATACATGATCATTTTTTTAGCGACAATAACAACTATACTTTTAAATATAGAGATTGTGCTTCCTTGgatctacatatatatatatatatatatataaatggtgTACAATGCCTTTATGGATTTATCAATGTTGATGAGCAAATAATCAAACCAACCACAATGCAAATACCAAAACACCAAGCAAAATCAAGCACATACAAGAACACAAGCTTCATATATAGTGGTTTGGTCAATGTGCATTCCGTTTAGAGTATGAATCTTACATTGGAAAAAGAAATGACCttgtatgtgcttataagtagttatTCCTTATATTGTCAATTCATTTATGGTcatgataaacttaaaaattcatcaaatatAAGAACGTGTTAAGAGTATGAATCTCATATCCTAACCGTCAATATCGCAACACCTTAAATGAGGGCCAATTTCACAATAAATTGCAAACCATATTTCTTTAACATGAGGTTTTGGGACCATTGTTACTTGTAATTAGTAACAAAAGTACAGCTAgctcactctttctctctcaagtAAATTGAGGTACTATGTAACATGAGGACGAGGAGGTCTTGACAGGtccatttttgttttcatatacATATTTTTCATGTGTGAACACTTAATATGATTTGAGTTGTgcataaaattatcaaaataaagtTTGATCAAGACATCCGTTGTATTGTTCGTTGTCCCAATCAAATTAACCTacacaaaaaaccaaaattgacaATAAAAAATTGGATGGTGCTATCCATACACTCAATTTATTTTCCACACACTCCTTGtcaatttatgtcatttgaacTTCATACAATTCATTCGATCGAATAGCTGAAAATTGAGAaagtatgaaaagtaaaaacaaatgtgtggatagcacgATCCTAAATAACCTTCTACGTTCTCtaatatatttattaatataaaagatgagatgtgaataaattatatataaatatatatatatatatatatatatatatatatatatatcacacgTGATAATAACCAATATACAACGTACATATAAGTGACTAGCAGGTTCCAAATAATTTGCATGGCCCAAAATCTATAAAAATCTCAACCAATTGATGAGTGAAAGTGAGGGATGAACCCACTTGAAGTCTATCTAAGCCACAAGTCGTATGCGGTCTAGCATTTTCCTGGGCAGCTGTATCACATATCTATTTAGT
This genomic stretch from Pyrus communis chromosome 2, drPyrComm1.1, whole genome shotgun sequence harbors:
- the LOC137727008 gene encoding bidirectional sugar transporter SWEET2a-like, yielding MLSTELSSVYQSFCDGAGVLGNIFAFGLYLSPLSTFNRIIRNRSTEQFSGMPYIYGLLNCLICCWYGMPIVKSGIILVATVNSVGTVFQLVYLSIFISYAERAVKMRMLGLLIAVFVLFVSIVVVSLSLFDYNGRQLFVGYLSIASLIFMYGSPLIVINLVIKTKSVEFMPFNLSFATFLVSFSFTTYGVFKMDPFLYMPNGIGTMLALVQLVLYCRYKNPSEEDAEEEEEPLLATHP